The proteins below come from a single Columba livia isolate bColLiv1 breed racing homer chromosome 26, bColLiv1.pat.W.v2, whole genome shotgun sequence genomic window:
- the SRRM1 gene encoding serine/arginine repetitive matrix protein 1 isoform X1 translates to MDAGFFRGTSAEQDNRFSNKQKKLLKQLKFAECLEKKVDMSKVNLEVIKPWITKRVTEILGFEDDVVIEFIFNQLEVKNPDSKMMQINLTGFLNGKNAREFMGELWPLLLSAQENIAGIPTAFLELKKEEIKQRQIEQEKLASMKKQDEDKEKRDKEDKDNREKRDRSRSPRRRKSRSPSPRRRLSPVRRERKRSHSRSPHHRTKSRSATPAPEKKEATPEPEPSVKPKETVVPEATSNNDIPKPPKPEPPVPETKETSPERNSKKEREKEKEKTRQRSPSRSKSRSRSRSRSPSHSRPRRRHRSRSRSYSPRRRPSPRRRPSPRRRSPPRRMPPPPRHRRSRSPVRRRRRSSASLSGSSSSSSSSRSRSPPKKAPKRTVSSPPRKTRRLSPSASPPRRRHRPSPPASPPPKPRRSPTPQQSNRARKSRGSVSPSRTSAPKHKSTEKRESPSPAPKTRKAELSESEEDKGGKMAAADSVQQRRQYRRQNQQSSSDSGSSSSSEEERPKRSNVKNGEVGRRRRHSHSRSPSPSPRKRQKESSPRMQMEKRWQSPVMKSRRRRSPSPPPARRRRSPSPAPPPRRRRSPSLPRRRSPSPPPRRRSPSPRRYSPPIQRRYSPSPPPKRRTASPPPPPKRRASPSPQSKRRVSHSPPPKRSSPAAKKRSPSVSSKHRKGSPPSRSNRETRSPPQNKRHSPSPRPRASHTSASPAPPPPRRGASASPQRRQSPSPSTRPIRRVSRTPEPKKTKASTPSPRSARRVSSSRSASGSPEPAPKKHPAPPSPARSCSPSANWSPAKKAESPTQSPSPARNSDQEGGGKKKKKKKDKKHKKDKKHKKHKKHKKEKAAAAAAVAAADTTSAQEEQEAETEPKKETESEPEDNLDDLEKHLREKALRSMRKAQVSPPS, encoded by the exons ATGGACGCGGGGTTCTTCCGC GGAACAAGTGCAGAACAGGACAATCGCTTCAGCAACAAGCAGAAGAAGCTGTTGAAGCAGTTGAAATTTGCAGAATGCTTAGAAAAGAAG GTGGACATGAGCAAAGTAAATCTGGAAGTAATCAAACCATGGATAACAAAACGAGTAACAGAAATCCTTGGATTTGAAGATGATGTAGTAATTGAGTTTATATTCAACCAGTTGGAAGTGAAG AATCCAGATTCCAAAATGATGCAAATCAACCTGACTGGTTTTTTGAATGGGAAAAATGCTAGGGAGTTCATGGGAGAACTGTGGCCACTGCTTTTAAGTGCACAAGAAAACATTGCTGGTATTCCAACGGCTTTTCTGgaactgaagaaagaagaaataaaacagcgACAG ATAGAGCAAGAGAAACTGGCTTCCATGAAGAAACAAGAtgaagacaaggaaaagagggaTAAGGAAGACAAAGACAACAGGGAGAAAAGAGACAGATCCAGGAGTCCAAGAAG ACGCAAGTCAAGGTCTCCTTCCCCTCGAAGGAGGTTGTCACCTGTCAGAAGAGAGCGGAAACGCAGCCATTCTCGCTCGCCTCATCACAGAACCAAGAGCCGCAGTGCTACCCCTGCGCCAGAAAAGAAAGAGGCGACTCCTGAGCCGGAACCCTCTGTGAAACCAAAGGAGACTGTTGTTCCAGAGGCGACTTCAAACAA cgATATCCCAAAACCTCCTAAACCGGAACCTCCTGTACCAGAGACTAAGGAAACTTCACCAGAACGTAATtcaaagaaggagagagagaaggaaaaagagaagactcGTCAAAGATCCCCATCTCGGTCCAAGTCAAGGTCACGATCTCGATCACGTTCTCCATCTCACTCTCGACCAAGAAGGCGTCATAGATCACGGTCAAG GTCTTACTCCCCTAGAAGGCGACCAAGCCCGAGACGACGACCATCCCCACGGAGGAGGAGCCCGCCAAGGCGAATGCCTCCCCCTCCCAGACACAGAAGAAGCAGATCCCCTGTGAGGCG GAGAAGACGGTCATCAGCATCCTTATCCGGCAGtagctcttcctcctcctcctcacgtTCCCGGTCACCACCAAAGAAAGCACCTAAAAGAACTGTATCCAGTCCTCCCCGAAAAACACGCAGGCTCTCTCCTTCGGCCAGCCCACCTCGGCGGAGACACAGGCCGTCCCCACCAGCAAGTCCACCTCCaaaaccacgcaggtctccaaCGCCCCAGCAGTCGAATCGTGCAAGAAAAAGCCGTGGCTCTGTTTCGCCTAGCAGAACATCAG CACCCAAACATAAGAGTACTGAAAAAAGAGAATCTCCTTCTCCAGCACCCAAAACCAGGAAAGCAGAACTGTCTGAATCAG AAGAAGACAAAGGAGGTAAAATGGCTGCAGCAGACTCTGTTCAACAGAGGCGTCAGTACCGAAGGCAAAATCAACAGTCTTCATCTG ATTCTGGTTCTTCATCATCATCTGAAGAGGAAAGACCTAAAAGATCCAATGTGAAGAACGGGGAGGTTGGGAGACGCCGGCGCCATTCACATTCACGCAGCCCATCACCGTCTCCACGAAAACGACAGAAGGAATCCTCCCCTCG GATGCAGATGGAAAAGAGGTGGCAATCGCCAGTGATGAAAAG cCGGAGGAGGAGAAGCCCGTCGCCCCCCCCAGCCAGGCGGCGCCGCTCTCCTTCGCCTGCCCCCCCTCCCAGGCGGCGCCGCTCGCCTTCCTTACCCCGTCGAAG gtCTCCATCACCACCCCCCCGCAGACGCTCCCCTTCTCCACGGAGATACTCCCCACCGATCCAGCGGCGATATTCTCCTTCTCCACCGCCTAAGAGACgaacagcttctcctcctcctccacctaAACGAAGAGCATCGCCTTCCCCACAATCAAAACGCAGAGTCTCCCATTCCCCGCCGCCGAAACGAAGCTCGCCAGCTGCTAAGAAGCGTTCGCCCTCTGTATCTTCCAAGCACAGGAAGGGATCTCCTCCCAGTAGGTCCAATCGGGAAACGCGTTCTCCACCACAGAACAAACGGCATTCACCTTCACCACGGCCTAGAGCTTCTCATACCTCGGCGAgcccagcgccgccgccgccacgaCGGGGAGCGTCAGCTTCGCCCCAGAGGAGACAGTCTCCATCTCCAAGCACTAGACCCATCAGGAGGGTGTCGAGAACGCCAGAACCTAAgaagacaaa GGCTTCCACCCCAAGCCCACGATCTGCAAGACGAGTATCTTCATCACGCTCTGCATCAGGATCCCCTGAGCCAGCACCGAAAAAGCATCCGGCCCCTCCATCTCCTGCTCGGTCCTGTTCCCCTTCTGCAAACTGGTCACCTGCAAAAAAGGCTGAAAGCCCAACCCAGAGCCCATCACCGGCAAGG AATTCAGATCAAGAAGGGGgtggaaagaagaagaagaaaaagaaggataaGAAGcataaaaaggataaaaagcacaagaaacacaaaaaacataAGAAGGAGAAGGCggcggcagctgctgctgtggctgcggCAGATACCACCTCGGCACAGGAAGAGCAGGAAGCAGAGACAGAACCCAAAAAG GAGACAGAAAGTGAACCAGAAGACAACCTTGATGACCTAGAAAAACACCTGCGAGAGAAGGCCCTGAGGTCGATGCGGAAGGCGCAAGTGTCCCCACCATCCTAG
- the SRRM1 gene encoding serine/arginine repetitive matrix protein 1 isoform X7, which produces MDAGFFRGTSAEQDNRFSNKQKKLLKQLKFAECLEKKVDMSKVNLEVIKPWITKRVTEILGFEDDVVIEFIFNQLEVKNPDSKMMQINLTGFLNGKNAREFMGELWPLLLSAQENIAGIPTAFLELKKEEIKQRQIEQEKLASMKKQDEDKEKRDKEDKDNREKRDRSRSPRRRKSRSPSPRRRLSPVRRERKRSHSRSPHHRTKSRSATPAPEKKEATPEPEPSVKPKETVVPEATSNNDIPKPPKPEPPVPETKETSPERNSKKEREKEKEKTRQRSPSRSKSRSRSRSRSPSHSRPRRRHRSRSRSYSPRRRPSPRRRPSPRRRSPPRRMPPPPRHRRSRSPVRRRRRSSASLSGSSSSSSSSRSRSPPKKAPKRTVSSPPRKTRRLSPSASPPRRRHRPSPPASPPPKPRRSPTPQQSNRARKSRGSVSPSRTSAPKHKSTEKRESPSPAPKTRKAELSESEEDKGGKMAAADSVQQRRQYRRQNQQSSSEERPKRSNVKNGEVGRRRRHSHSRSPSPSPRKRQKESSPRRRRRSPSPPPARRRRSPSPAPPPRRRRSPSLPRRRSPSPPPRRRSPSPRRYSPPIQRRYSPSPPPKRRTASPPPPPKRRASPSPQSKRRVSHSPPPKRSSPAAKKRSPSVSSKHRKGSPPSRSNRETRSPPQNKRHSPSPRPRASHTSASPAPPPPRRGASASPQRRQSPSPSTRPIRRVSRTPEPKKTKASTPSPRSARRVSSSRSASGSPEPAPKKHPAPPSPARSCSPSANWSPAKKAESPTQSPSPARNSDQEGGGKKKKKKKDKKHKKDKKHKKHKKHKKEKAAAAAAVAAADTTSAQEEQEAETEPKKETESEPEDNLDDLEKHLREKALRSMRKAQVSPPS; this is translated from the exons ATGGACGCGGGGTTCTTCCGC GGAACAAGTGCAGAACAGGACAATCGCTTCAGCAACAAGCAGAAGAAGCTGTTGAAGCAGTTGAAATTTGCAGAATGCTTAGAAAAGAAG GTGGACATGAGCAAAGTAAATCTGGAAGTAATCAAACCATGGATAACAAAACGAGTAACAGAAATCCTTGGATTTGAAGATGATGTAGTAATTGAGTTTATATTCAACCAGTTGGAAGTGAAG AATCCAGATTCCAAAATGATGCAAATCAACCTGACTGGTTTTTTGAATGGGAAAAATGCTAGGGAGTTCATGGGAGAACTGTGGCCACTGCTTTTAAGTGCACAAGAAAACATTGCTGGTATTCCAACGGCTTTTCTGgaactgaagaaagaagaaataaaacagcgACAG ATAGAGCAAGAGAAACTGGCTTCCATGAAGAAACAAGAtgaagacaaggaaaagagggaTAAGGAAGACAAAGACAACAGGGAGAAAAGAGACAGATCCAGGAGTCCAAGAAG ACGCAAGTCAAGGTCTCCTTCCCCTCGAAGGAGGTTGTCACCTGTCAGAAGAGAGCGGAAACGCAGCCATTCTCGCTCGCCTCATCACAGAACCAAGAGCCGCAGTGCTACCCCTGCGCCAGAAAAGAAAGAGGCGACTCCTGAGCCGGAACCCTCTGTGAAACCAAAGGAGACTGTTGTTCCAGAGGCGACTTCAAACAA cgATATCCCAAAACCTCCTAAACCGGAACCTCCTGTACCAGAGACTAAGGAAACTTCACCAGAACGTAATtcaaagaaggagagagagaaggaaaaagagaagactcGTCAAAGATCCCCATCTCGGTCCAAGTCAAGGTCACGATCTCGATCACGTTCTCCATCTCACTCTCGACCAAGAAGGCGTCATAGATCACGGTCAAG GTCTTACTCCCCTAGAAGGCGACCAAGCCCGAGACGACGACCATCCCCACGGAGGAGGAGCCCGCCAAGGCGAATGCCTCCCCCTCCCAGACACAGAAGAAGCAGATCCCCTGTGAGGCG GAGAAGACGGTCATCAGCATCCTTATCCGGCAGtagctcttcctcctcctcctcacgtTCCCGGTCACCACCAAAGAAAGCACCTAAAAGAACTGTATCCAGTCCTCCCCGAAAAACACGCAGGCTCTCTCCTTCGGCCAGCCCACCTCGGCGGAGACACAGGCCGTCCCCACCAGCAAGTCCACCTCCaaaaccacgcaggtctccaaCGCCCCAGCAGTCGAATCGTGCAAGAAAAAGCCGTGGCTCTGTTTCGCCTAGCAGAACATCAG CACCCAAACATAAGAGTACTGAAAAAAGAGAATCTCCTTCTCCAGCACCCAAAACCAGGAAAGCAGAACTGTCTGAATCAG AAGAAGACAAAGGAGGTAAAATGGCTGCAGCAGACTCTGTTCAACAGAGGCGTCAGTACCGAAGGCAAAATCAACAGTCTTCATCTG AGGAAAGACCTAAAAGATCCAATGTGAAGAACGGGGAGGTTGGGAGACGCCGGCGCCATTCACATTCACGCAGCCCATCACCGTCTCCACGAAAACGACAGAAGGAATCCTCCCCTCG cCGGAGGAGGAGAAGCCCGTCGCCCCCCCCAGCCAGGCGGCGCCGCTCTCCTTCGCCTGCCCCCCCTCCCAGGCGGCGCCGCTCGCCTTCCTTACCCCGTCGAAG gtCTCCATCACCACCCCCCCGCAGACGCTCCCCTTCTCCACGGAGATACTCCCCACCGATCCAGCGGCGATATTCTCCTTCTCCACCGCCTAAGAGACgaacagcttctcctcctcctccacctaAACGAAGAGCATCGCCTTCCCCACAATCAAAACGCAGAGTCTCCCATTCCCCGCCGCCGAAACGAAGCTCGCCAGCTGCTAAGAAGCGTTCGCCCTCTGTATCTTCCAAGCACAGGAAGGGATCTCCTCCCAGTAGGTCCAATCGGGAAACGCGTTCTCCACCACAGAACAAACGGCATTCACCTTCACCACGGCCTAGAGCTTCTCATACCTCGGCGAgcccagcgccgccgccgccacgaCGGGGAGCGTCAGCTTCGCCCCAGAGGAGACAGTCTCCATCTCCAAGCACTAGACCCATCAGGAGGGTGTCGAGAACGCCAGAACCTAAgaagacaaa GGCTTCCACCCCAAGCCCACGATCTGCAAGACGAGTATCTTCATCACGCTCTGCATCAGGATCCCCTGAGCCAGCACCGAAAAAGCATCCGGCCCCTCCATCTCCTGCTCGGTCCTGTTCCCCTTCTGCAAACTGGTCACCTGCAAAAAAGGCTGAAAGCCCAACCCAGAGCCCATCACCGGCAAGG AATTCAGATCAAGAAGGGGgtggaaagaagaagaagaaaaagaaggataaGAAGcataaaaaggataaaaagcacaagaaacacaaaaaacataAGAAGGAGAAGGCggcggcagctgctgctgtggctgcggCAGATACCACCTCGGCACAGGAAGAGCAGGAAGCAGAGACAGAACCCAAAAAG GAGACAGAAAGTGAACCAGAAGACAACCTTGATGACCTAGAAAAACACCTGCGAGAGAAGGCCCTGAGGTCGATGCGGAAGGCGCAAGTGTCCCCACCATCCTAG
- the SRRM1 gene encoding serine/arginine repetitive matrix protein 1 isoform X4: MDAGFFRGTSAEQDNRFSNKQKKLLKQLKFAECLEKKVDMSKVNLEVIKPWITKRVTEILGFEDDVVIEFIFNQLEVKNPDSKMMQINLTGFLNGKNAREFMGELWPLLLSAQENIAGIPTAFLELKKEEIKQRQIEQEKLASMKKQDEDKEKRDKEDKDNREKRDRSRSPRRRKSRSPSPRRRLSPVRRERKRSHSRSPHHRTKSRSATPAPEKKEATPEPEPSVKPKETVVPEATSNNDIPKPPKPEPPVPETKETSPERNSKKEREKEKEKTRQRSPSRSKSRSRSRSRSPSHSRPRRRHRSRSRSYSPRRRPSPRRRPSPRRRSPPRRMPPPPRHRRSRSPVRRRRRSSASLSGSSSSSSSSRSRSPPKKAPKRTVSSPPRKTRRLSPSASPPRRRHRPSPPASPPPKPRRSPTPQQSNRARKSRGSVSPSRTSAPKHKSTEKRESPSPAPKTRKAELSESEEDKGGKMAAADSVQQRRQYRRQNQQSSSDSGSSSSSEEERPKRSNVKNGEVGRRRRHSHSRSPSPSPRKRQKESSPRRRRRSPSPPPARRRRSPSPAPPPRRRRSPSLPRRRSPSPPPRRRSPSPRRYSPPIQRRYSPSPPPKRRTASPPPPPKRRASPSPQSKRRVSHSPPPKRSSPAAKKRSPSVSSKHRKGSPPSRSNRETRSPPQNKRHSPSPRPRASHTSASPAPPPPRRGASASPQRRQSPSPSTRPIRRVSRTPEPKKTKASTPSPRSARRVSSSRSASGSPEPAPKKHPAPPSPARSCSPSANWSPAKKAESPTQSPSPARNSDQEGGGKKKKKKKDKKHKKDKKHKKHKKHKKEKAAAAAAVAAADTTSAQEEQEAETEPKKETESEPEDNLDDLEKHLREKALRSMRKAQVSPPS, encoded by the exons ATGGACGCGGGGTTCTTCCGC GGAACAAGTGCAGAACAGGACAATCGCTTCAGCAACAAGCAGAAGAAGCTGTTGAAGCAGTTGAAATTTGCAGAATGCTTAGAAAAGAAG GTGGACATGAGCAAAGTAAATCTGGAAGTAATCAAACCATGGATAACAAAACGAGTAACAGAAATCCTTGGATTTGAAGATGATGTAGTAATTGAGTTTATATTCAACCAGTTGGAAGTGAAG AATCCAGATTCCAAAATGATGCAAATCAACCTGACTGGTTTTTTGAATGGGAAAAATGCTAGGGAGTTCATGGGAGAACTGTGGCCACTGCTTTTAAGTGCACAAGAAAACATTGCTGGTATTCCAACGGCTTTTCTGgaactgaagaaagaagaaataaaacagcgACAG ATAGAGCAAGAGAAACTGGCTTCCATGAAGAAACAAGAtgaagacaaggaaaagagggaTAAGGAAGACAAAGACAACAGGGAGAAAAGAGACAGATCCAGGAGTCCAAGAAG ACGCAAGTCAAGGTCTCCTTCCCCTCGAAGGAGGTTGTCACCTGTCAGAAGAGAGCGGAAACGCAGCCATTCTCGCTCGCCTCATCACAGAACCAAGAGCCGCAGTGCTACCCCTGCGCCAGAAAAGAAAGAGGCGACTCCTGAGCCGGAACCCTCTGTGAAACCAAAGGAGACTGTTGTTCCAGAGGCGACTTCAAACAA cgATATCCCAAAACCTCCTAAACCGGAACCTCCTGTACCAGAGACTAAGGAAACTTCACCAGAACGTAATtcaaagaaggagagagagaaggaaaaagagaagactcGTCAAAGATCCCCATCTCGGTCCAAGTCAAGGTCACGATCTCGATCACGTTCTCCATCTCACTCTCGACCAAGAAGGCGTCATAGATCACGGTCAAG GTCTTACTCCCCTAGAAGGCGACCAAGCCCGAGACGACGACCATCCCCACGGAGGAGGAGCCCGCCAAGGCGAATGCCTCCCCCTCCCAGACACAGAAGAAGCAGATCCCCTGTGAGGCG GAGAAGACGGTCATCAGCATCCTTATCCGGCAGtagctcttcctcctcctcctcacgtTCCCGGTCACCACCAAAGAAAGCACCTAAAAGAACTGTATCCAGTCCTCCCCGAAAAACACGCAGGCTCTCTCCTTCGGCCAGCCCACCTCGGCGGAGACACAGGCCGTCCCCACCAGCAAGTCCACCTCCaaaaccacgcaggtctccaaCGCCCCAGCAGTCGAATCGTGCAAGAAAAAGCCGTGGCTCTGTTTCGCCTAGCAGAACATCAG CACCCAAACATAAGAGTACTGAAAAAAGAGAATCTCCTTCTCCAGCACCCAAAACCAGGAAAGCAGAACTGTCTGAATCAG AAGAAGACAAAGGAGGTAAAATGGCTGCAGCAGACTCTGTTCAACAGAGGCGTCAGTACCGAAGGCAAAATCAACAGTCTTCATCTG ATTCTGGTTCTTCATCATCATCTGAAGAGGAAAGACCTAAAAGATCCAATGTGAAGAACGGGGAGGTTGGGAGACGCCGGCGCCATTCACATTCACGCAGCCCATCACCGTCTCCACGAAAACGACAGAAGGAATCCTCCCCTCG cCGGAGGAGGAGAAGCCCGTCGCCCCCCCCAGCCAGGCGGCGCCGCTCTCCTTCGCCTGCCCCCCCTCCCAGGCGGCGCCGCTCGCCTTCCTTACCCCGTCGAAG gtCTCCATCACCACCCCCCCGCAGACGCTCCCCTTCTCCACGGAGATACTCCCCACCGATCCAGCGGCGATATTCTCCTTCTCCACCGCCTAAGAGACgaacagcttctcctcctcctccacctaAACGAAGAGCATCGCCTTCCCCACAATCAAAACGCAGAGTCTCCCATTCCCCGCCGCCGAAACGAAGCTCGCCAGCTGCTAAGAAGCGTTCGCCCTCTGTATCTTCCAAGCACAGGAAGGGATCTCCTCCCAGTAGGTCCAATCGGGAAACGCGTTCTCCACCACAGAACAAACGGCATTCACCTTCACCACGGCCTAGAGCTTCTCATACCTCGGCGAgcccagcgccgccgccgccacgaCGGGGAGCGTCAGCTTCGCCCCAGAGGAGACAGTCTCCATCTCCAAGCACTAGACCCATCAGGAGGGTGTCGAGAACGCCAGAACCTAAgaagacaaa GGCTTCCACCCCAAGCCCACGATCTGCAAGACGAGTATCTTCATCACGCTCTGCATCAGGATCCCCTGAGCCAGCACCGAAAAAGCATCCGGCCCCTCCATCTCCTGCTCGGTCCTGTTCCCCTTCTGCAAACTGGTCACCTGCAAAAAAGGCTGAAAGCCCAACCCAGAGCCCATCACCGGCAAGG AATTCAGATCAAGAAGGGGgtggaaagaagaagaagaaaaagaaggataaGAAGcataaaaaggataaaaagcacaagaaacacaaaaaacataAGAAGGAGAAGGCggcggcagctgctgctgtggctgcggCAGATACCACCTCGGCACAGGAAGAGCAGGAAGCAGAGACAGAACCCAAAAAG GAGACAGAAAGTGAACCAGAAGACAACCTTGATGACCTAGAAAAACACCTGCGAGAGAAGGCCCTGAGGTCGATGCGGAAGGCGCAAGTGTCCCCACCATCCTAG
- the SRRM1 gene encoding serine/arginine repetitive matrix protein 1 isoform X3: MDAGFFRGTSAEQDNRFSNKQKKLLKQLKFAECLEKKVDMSKVNLEVIKPWITKRVTEILGFEDDVVIEFIFNQLEVKNPDSKMMQINLTGFLNGKNAREFMGELWPLLLSAQENIAGIPTAFLELKKEEIKQRQIEQEKLASMKKQDEDKEKRDKEDKDNREKRDRSRSPRRRKSRSPSPRRRLSPVRRERKRSHSRSPHHRTKSRSATPAPEKKEATPEPEPSVKPKETVVPEATSNNDIPKPPKPEPPVPETKETSPERNSKKEREKEKEKTRQRSPSRSKSRSRSRSRSPSHSRPRRRHRSRSRSYSPRRRPSPRRRPSPRRRSPPRRMPPPPRHRRSRSPVRRRRRSSASLSGSSSSSSSSRSRSPPKKAPKRTVSSPPRKTRRLSPSASPPRRRHRPSPPASPPPKPRRSPTPQQSNRARKSRGSVSPSRTSAPKHKSTEKRESPSPAPKTRKAELSESEEDKGGKMAAADSVQQRRQYRRQNQQSSSEERPKRSNVKNGEVGRRRRHSHSRSPSPSPRKRQKESSPRMQMEKRWQSPVMKSRRRRSPSPPPARRRRSPSPAPPPRRRRSPSLPRRRSPSPPPRRRSPSPRRYSPPIQRRYSPSPPPKRRTASPPPPPKRRASPSPQSKRRVSHSPPPKRSSPAAKKRSPSVSSKHRKGSPPSRSNRETRSPPQNKRHSPSPRPRASHTSASPAPPPPRRGASASPQRRQSPSPSTRPIRRVSRTPEPKKTKASTPSPRSARRVSSSRSASGSPEPAPKKHPAPPSPARSCSPSANWSPAKKAESPTQSPSPARNSDQEGGGKKKKKKKDKKHKKDKKHKKHKKHKKEKAAAAAAVAAADTTSAQEEQEAETEPKKETESEPEDNLDDLEKHLREKALRSMRKAQVSPPS; encoded by the exons ATGGACGCGGGGTTCTTCCGC GGAACAAGTGCAGAACAGGACAATCGCTTCAGCAACAAGCAGAAGAAGCTGTTGAAGCAGTTGAAATTTGCAGAATGCTTAGAAAAGAAG GTGGACATGAGCAAAGTAAATCTGGAAGTAATCAAACCATGGATAACAAAACGAGTAACAGAAATCCTTGGATTTGAAGATGATGTAGTAATTGAGTTTATATTCAACCAGTTGGAAGTGAAG AATCCAGATTCCAAAATGATGCAAATCAACCTGACTGGTTTTTTGAATGGGAAAAATGCTAGGGAGTTCATGGGAGAACTGTGGCCACTGCTTTTAAGTGCACAAGAAAACATTGCTGGTATTCCAACGGCTTTTCTGgaactgaagaaagaagaaataaaacagcgACAG ATAGAGCAAGAGAAACTGGCTTCCATGAAGAAACAAGAtgaagacaaggaaaagagggaTAAGGAAGACAAAGACAACAGGGAGAAAAGAGACAGATCCAGGAGTCCAAGAAG ACGCAAGTCAAGGTCTCCTTCCCCTCGAAGGAGGTTGTCACCTGTCAGAAGAGAGCGGAAACGCAGCCATTCTCGCTCGCCTCATCACAGAACCAAGAGCCGCAGTGCTACCCCTGCGCCAGAAAAGAAAGAGGCGACTCCTGAGCCGGAACCCTCTGTGAAACCAAAGGAGACTGTTGTTCCAGAGGCGACTTCAAACAA cgATATCCCAAAACCTCCTAAACCGGAACCTCCTGTACCAGAGACTAAGGAAACTTCACCAGAACGTAATtcaaagaaggagagagagaaggaaaaagagaagactcGTCAAAGATCCCCATCTCGGTCCAAGTCAAGGTCACGATCTCGATCACGTTCTCCATCTCACTCTCGACCAAGAAGGCGTCATAGATCACGGTCAAG GTCTTACTCCCCTAGAAGGCGACCAAGCCCGAGACGACGACCATCCCCACGGAGGAGGAGCCCGCCAAGGCGAATGCCTCCCCCTCCCAGACACAGAAGAAGCAGATCCCCTGTGAGGCG GAGAAGACGGTCATCAGCATCCTTATCCGGCAGtagctcttcctcctcctcctcacgtTCCCGGTCACCACCAAAGAAAGCACCTAAAAGAACTGTATCCAGTCCTCCCCGAAAAACACGCAGGCTCTCTCCTTCGGCCAGCCCACCTCGGCGGAGACACAGGCCGTCCCCACCAGCAAGTCCACCTCCaaaaccacgcaggtctccaaCGCCCCAGCAGTCGAATCGTGCAAGAAAAAGCCGTGGCTCTGTTTCGCCTAGCAGAACATCAG CACCCAAACATAAGAGTACTGAAAAAAGAGAATCTCCTTCTCCAGCACCCAAAACCAGGAAAGCAGAACTGTCTGAATCAG AAGAAGACAAAGGAGGTAAAATGGCTGCAGCAGACTCTGTTCAACAGAGGCGTCAGTACCGAAGGCAAAATCAACAGTCTTCATCTG AGGAAAGACCTAAAAGATCCAATGTGAAGAACGGGGAGGTTGGGAGACGCCGGCGCCATTCACATTCACGCAGCCCATCACCGTCTCCACGAAAACGACAGAAGGAATCCTCCCCTCG GATGCAGATGGAAAAGAGGTGGCAATCGCCAGTGATGAAAAG cCGGAGGAGGAGAAGCCCGTCGCCCCCCCCAGCCAGGCGGCGCCGCTCTCCTTCGCCTGCCCCCCCTCCCAGGCGGCGCCGCTCGCCTTCCTTACCCCGTCGAAG gtCTCCATCACCACCCCCCCGCAGACGCTCCCCTTCTCCACGGAGATACTCCCCACCGATCCAGCGGCGATATTCTCCTTCTCCACCGCCTAAGAGACgaacagcttctcctcctcctccacctaAACGAAGAGCATCGCCTTCCCCACAATCAAAACGCAGAGTCTCCCATTCCCCGCCGCCGAAACGAAGCTCGCCAGCTGCTAAGAAGCGTTCGCCCTCTGTATCTTCCAAGCACAGGAAGGGATCTCCTCCCAGTAGGTCCAATCGGGAAACGCGTTCTCCACCACAGAACAAACGGCATTCACCTTCACCACGGCCTAGAGCTTCTCATACCTCGGCGAgcccagcgccgccgccgccacgaCGGGGAGCGTCAGCTTCGCCCCAGAGGAGACAGTCTCCATCTCCAAGCACTAGACCCATCAGGAGGGTGTCGAGAACGCCAGAACCTAAgaagacaaa GGCTTCCACCCCAAGCCCACGATCTGCAAGACGAGTATCTTCATCACGCTCTGCATCAGGATCCCCTGAGCCAGCACCGAAAAAGCATCCGGCCCCTCCATCTCCTGCTCGGTCCTGTTCCCCTTCTGCAAACTGGTCACCTGCAAAAAAGGCTGAAAGCCCAACCCAGAGCCCATCACCGGCAAGG AATTCAGATCAAGAAGGGGgtggaaagaagaagaagaaaaagaaggataaGAAGcataaaaaggataaaaagcacaagaaacacaaaaaacataAGAAGGAGAAGGCggcggcagctgctgctgtggctgcggCAGATACCACCTCGGCACAGGAAGAGCAGGAAGCAGAGACAGAACCCAAAAAG GAGACAGAAAGTGAACCAGAAGACAACCTTGATGACCTAGAAAAACACCTGCGAGAGAAGGCCCTGAGGTCGATGCGGAAGGCGCAAGTGTCCCCACCATCCTAG